The nucleotide sequence CATGATGTTAATCAGATTGGGTTGATTCTTGTAGTTCTTCCCCTCCTTCCAGGAGTAATCTCCGGAGGCATGGATAATGAAAACTTCAGGATGCTTTTTAGCGGCTTCAAGGGCGTCATCCTTAAAATCATCGGAGTTGAAGATAACCATCTTTGCCCCTTTAGCGATCAGGTCATCAGCTACCTGAATGCCGGTTACATTGGGGCGATCAGCCGGATTTACTTTATCGACATATTCAAACTTAATCTTCAAGTCTTCAGCCACCTGCTGCATTCCTTCATAGTGAGCCTGGTTCCAACCGCCATCGTTTCTGGGACCAACGATGACCATCCCAACGGTAAAATCACTACCCTGTGCTTGAGGCGAAGGAGATGGGGTGGGGGGTGGACTGCTGCATGAACTGAGGATCGCACCCAGGGCGGCAATGGACCAGAAGCGCTTGAAGCACAGCCAGGGGCGATGGACAGAAGCGGTACTCTGGTTAAAAGACTTGCTCATGGACGTGTCAGAAGGCTTGAAAGGGATGTTCATGGTTCACTACTCAATACCACACGCAATTCAGCCTGGCCAGGAATGCCCTTAAAAGTTAAAAGCTCTCCTGAAGGCAATTCACTGAAATTCTTTGCTTTTCCATTAATGGCGATCGCATCCCTCAGAAAAGTATCCGAAGTGACATTGCCTGTGATGTTGCTGAATAGTGGTGTGAATTAAATTATTGCCTGCCCCCTTACATCAGTGGGCGAATCGGTGGCTGTGAAGCTGGCATCCCAGTCGGGCCAAAAATGGGAGTGGGGTCAAGTCCCGTGATTTGCTGAAACTGTTCAGGAGCGATCGCACTCACGATTTCCTGCCCTTCCCAGGCTTTTAAGTGTTCCTGAACTTTAGTAAGAAATCGACACCCTTTTGCCATGGGCACTTGCAGCCAGCTATCTACCAACACTTCTACCAGTGCCAGTTCAATTAAAGGGGCCGAATAGGCACGCAGTAAGTCTTCCAGACTCGAATTGAACGTTTCCGCTTCATTCCCCTCTAGCTGGTAGCTGCTCACAATATGCTTCACCCGTTGCCGGCTCAATTGCTCTCCAAGTTCCATTGGGACCTCAGTTCTGAAGTGAGAATTCCATCCGTTCTAAATCTGGCACAGACGAATTCATCCTCGGTTTCAGTGATCACCAACCCGGCTGGCAAATCCGTCCGTATAGATATAGTACCTTTCGACTCTTTAATGGGGGATGCACCCTATTGCATCCCTGGTTCTGATTTACAGGTTTCTAAATCAATCACAACAGCCTGCAACTCCTTTGCCTTTTCTTCAGGCAGCGCATCGTTGACAAACATTCCGGCTGCCAGTTCTGTACCCGCCAGGTATTTCAGCCTGTCAGATGTGCGGTAGGGGGGATAAAACTCCGCATGGAGATGAAATTCAGGGTGGGGTTGATGGTCTGTAGGAGCTTGATACCATGCCATCAAATAGGGAAAGGGACGGTTCCACAAACCATCGTATTTAAGTATGACGGTCTTCAGTGCTTTAGCCAGACTCCACCGTTGTTCCGGGCTGAGATCAACCAGTCCTGGGGTGGGTTGAATGGGAGCCAGCCAGACTTCGTAAGGGTAACGGGCACAGACCGGGACAACGGCGATCGCATGGGAATCGAGATACACAATCCGTTGATTCTCGGTGATTTCCTGTTGAATAAGATGGTGCAATAATCCCTGCTGGTGTTCCTGATAATAGGTCTGCTGTTGCTGAAGCATCCGCGCAGGGACTGGGGGCACAAAGGGATAGGCATAGATCTGCCCATGGGGATGGTGCAAAGTCACACCCACTTCGACGCCTTTGTTTTCAAATGGAAGGACGTATTGAATCTGGGAAATTTCTCCCAGGCGGCGTGTGCGATCGCCCCAGACCTGTAACAGTAGATCCAGATGGCTGAGTTCCAGAGATCCCAGGGATGCCCTGGGATCTTGGGTGAAGACAACCACCTCACAGGCTCCATTTGCAGGCAGCGTATCGACGATCAGGTCAGGCGGTTTGAATGCCTCCAGGGTCATGGAGGGGAAGCGGTTGTCAAACACCGCAATGTCATAGTGCCCCTGGGGAAGCTCCGTTGGGAACTGGAGAGTGCTGGTTGGAGCAAGAGGATTATACTCCGGCGGCGGCATGAAAGTTCGCTCCTGCCGATGACTGGCGTAAGCGACCCACTCTCCCCGTAAGGGATGCCAGCGGAGATGGGGATTTGCCATCACTGGCTGATTCTCAGGGCTGGGAGCTTGAATCCCATCTGTAATAGGGCTGCGGCTGTAGAGAGTCAGTTTGCGCCCATCGGGTTTGAGCAGGTGCTGGCAATACATACTGGCAGATAACTCTGGCAGATAACTGAGTTGGGGAATGGGGAGTCGGCTACTGTCCCCGCGTAGACTGGGCAAGAGATTGGACCGGGCAATCCTAAACCATCCCTCAAGCCCCGCCCTTTCCTTCCACGAATCCCCCAATGGATTTGGTTGGTTCTCAATTGAGAAAGGTACCTTACGCCTTTGGAAAGGGCTATAGTTCCTATTTCAAATAGGTTTCTAAATAGTTAAGGAAGCCTTAAAGAAACTCCTGGACCAGAACATAGGGCTGAACGATTAAGGCATTAAACCGTTTAGATTGATTCAGGTTCCAGCTTGCCAGTTCGGCTGAGGATGGCTTGTGAATCAGTGCTTCGTCTATCCATCGTTGAACACAAAGCACATCGTCATTCGCGATCGCAACCCCAACATCCACCAGATTGAGCGTTTGCTCGACCACAATCACCGAATCGCGCCGGGCATGGGGAGCCAGCCAGTTCCATTCAGCTTCATCTAGCGCTTCAGCCAGGGTTGCTCTTAAGTCACTCATGAGAGGGGGTGGGTGGTAAAAATGAAGGGCAAAAAGTCAAGGGGGCAGAAGTTAAAACCCCATAGTTAAAACCCCATACAACCCTGGACACAGTCAGCTATCATCAGCTCCAGTTCAGAGCTAATTCTAGCTTACGGTTTTCTATCCATTCCATCCACCCATTCCACCCTCTATAGCAGTCCTAAATCAGTTGTGAAAGTGAGAGGCTTTGTGAGACAGGATTCCTGGGGAATTCTTTCTCACAAACCAGATAAGATGGCTATATTTCTGACGCGGTGATACTGAATAGCCTTCTGAATTGAAAAGCTTCCATCCAGAAGGCATGAGGCAAAAAACGTCTCTGTGTTCTCCGTGCCTCTGTGGTGCAATCCTGAACCTTTCAGTTTATTTAATTCGCGCCCCTAAGCAGAACAGGGCAGATTGTAAAGGGCTTTGATGTAGCTGGCTGAGATATTCCCTGGACCATAAACTCCAGGCAGTGTTGAGAGCGTGCGGGAATTGAGCACAACTACACTGGGTCCGGTTTCAGGTTGACTGGTTGACCCCAGACGACGATATTGCGATCGCGCAACCGCAACCGTCTGGGGTAGTACCCCGGCCAGCAACGCCAGCACTTCATCCGATAGACAGGCTAAAACGAGGTCCCCAAAAAAGGCTTCCAACCCAGAGAACAGCTTTTCTACCCGCTGCACCGGATCGGAGTGGTCCGTAATTTTTTGCAGCCAGCGCATCCATTGAATTCTGCGGCTGTAGGCACGCTGCCGTTCTTCGTGGGAAACCAGTTCAACAATTTCAGGGGAACCAATGGCAATCATCACAACGCATTCAAAATCAACCAGCGTCCCCACGGCTGCACCGGGACCGGCAAATTCGGCGTGGAAAGGTTTACACAAAATTAAGCCACTCCGTTTATGCTCGCTGACAGCCAGTAGAGGAGTGGATTCCGTCGTCGTGATCAGGTTTTCTGCCATTGCGGCGTGAGAG is from Leptothermofonsia sichuanensis E412 and encodes:
- the galT gene encoding galactose-1-phosphate uridylyltransferase; protein product: MPSLRGDSSRLPIPQLSYLPELSASMYCQHLLKPDGRKLTLYSRSPITDGIQAPSPENQPVMANPHLRWHPLRGEWVAYASHRQERTFMPPPEYNPLAPTSTLQFPTELPQGHYDIAVFDNRFPSMTLEAFKPPDLIVDTLPANGACEVVVFTQDPRASLGSLELSHLDLLLQVWGDRTRRLGEISQIQYVLPFENKGVEVGVTLHHPHGQIYAYPFVPPVPARMLQQQQTYYQEHQQGLLHHLIQQEITENQRIVYLDSHAIAVVPVCARYPYEVWLAPIQPTPGLVDLSPEQRWSLAKALKTVILKYDGLWNRPFPYLMAWYQAPTDHQPHPEFHLHAEFYPPYRTSDRLKYLAGTELAAGMFVNDALPEEKAKELQAVVIDLETCKSEPGMQ
- a CDS encoding DUF2288 domain-containing protein, translated to MSDLRATLAEALDEAEWNWLAPHARRDSVIVVEQTLNLVDVGVAIANDDVLCVQRWIDEALIHKPSSAELASWNLNQSKRFNALIVQPYVLVQEFL